The Aurantiacibacter gangjinensis genome includes a region encoding these proteins:
- the panC gene encoding pantoate--beta-alanine ligase gives MQTALTLPELRLAVEKLRESGPRTSTVALVSTMGALHDGHLTLMRAAAEKADHVIASIFVNPRQFGEGEDLDAYPRQLAEDSAKLESEGVALLWAPDVAAMYPAGYATNISVSGVSAGLCGGDRPGHFDGVATVVCKLFNQVRPDMALFGEKDWQQLAVIRRMARDLDLAFPHVDAIHGVPTVREADGLAMSSRNAYLSAEHRAAAATLPRAMDEAIARIRDGQHVGRTLAAMEDELLGAGFSRVDYAELRDADSIASLDGDNGNARLFVAARIGGTRLIDNKPV, from the coding sequence ATGCAAACTGCCTTAACCCTTCCAGAGCTACGCTTGGCTGTGGAGAAACTGCGCGAAAGCGGCCCAAGAACAAGCACGGTCGCGCTGGTTTCGACCATGGGCGCGCTGCACGATGGGCACCTGACCCTGATGCGCGCGGCGGCTGAAAAGGCCGATCACGTCATCGCCTCCATCTTCGTCAATCCACGCCAGTTCGGCGAAGGGGAGGATCTGGACGCCTATCCGCGCCAGCTGGCCGAGGACTCCGCAAAGCTCGAAAGCGAAGGCGTGGCGCTGCTATGGGCGCCCGATGTTGCGGCCATGTATCCGGCTGGCTATGCCACCAATATCAGCGTTTCGGGCGTGAGTGCAGGCCTGTGCGGCGGCGACCGCCCCGGCCATTTCGACGGCGTCGCGACGGTCGTATGCAAGCTTTTCAACCAGGTGCGCCCGGACATGGCGCTGTTCGGCGAGAAGGACTGGCAGCAGCTTGCCGTCATCCGCCGCATGGCGCGCGATCTCGACCTCGCCTTCCCGCATGTCGATGCCATCCACGGCGTTCCGACCGTGCGCGAGGCAGACGGGTTGGCGATGAGCAGCCGCAACGCATACCTCTCGGCCGAACACCGCGCCGCTGCCGCTACCCTGCCACGCGCCATGGACGAGGCCATCGCGCGCATTCGCGACGGGCAACATGTGGGCCGCACACTGGCGGCTATGGAGGACGAATTGCTGGGCGCGGGTTTCTCGCGCGTCGACTATGCCGAATTGCGCGATGCCGACAGCATAGCCTCACTCGATGGCGACAATGGCAATGCCCGCTTGTTCGTCGCAGCACGGATCGGTGGCACGCGGCTGATCGACAACAAGCCTGTATGA